A genomic window from Candidatus Kouleothrix ribensis includes:
- a CDS encoding response regulator, translating into MTQLIYALEIQIGCDVVVIDDEEPIAQLIADVLRDEGYTVSIFHDGASALLAIIYGKPRLVVLDLMLPIMTGAEVLHMVRARGLTSVPIIVMSAGVRLEQYRAQGADELLAKPFDINTLVGYVKQYLPD; encoded by the coding sequence ATGACTCAACTGATCTACGCGCTCGAAATTCAGATTGGCTGTGACGTTGTGGTGATTGATGATGAAGAACCAATCGCCCAACTGATCGCCGATGTCTTGCGCGATGAAGGCTACACGGTGAGCATATTTCACGATGGTGCCAGCGCGCTTCTTGCGATTATTTATGGTAAGCCTCGGCTGGTAGTGCTTGATCTCATGCTGCCGATTATGACCGGCGCTGAGGTATTACACATGGTGCGGGCGCGTGGGCTAACCTCGGTGCCGATTATCGTGATGAGCGCTGGTGTACGGCTTGAGCAGTATCGTGCTCAGGGTGCCGATGAATTGTTAGCCAAGCCCTTTGATATTAATACGCTGGTTGGGTATGTCAAACAGTACCTTCCAGACTGA